Below is a window of Culturomica massiliensis DNA.
AAAATAATCACAACACACCCTGCCAACCATTTTCCCTCACAATCGTTATAAAAGAAAACAAGAGATTGAAATGAACAGATTTAAAGATAAAGTTGTGATCGTCACCGGGGCAGCTTCCGGAATAGGAGAAGCTACCACACGGCGCATCGTGTCTGAAGGCGGAACAGTTGTAATGGCAGATTTTGCAAAAGAAAAAACAGCACTTCTGGCACAGGACTTAAAAACAGAAAAAAACGAAGTTTACCCGGTTTATTTCTCTGCCGAAAATCTCGAAAGCTGCCGGACACTGACCGAACTGACACTTGAAAAATACCAAAGGATAGACGTTCTGGTCAACAATGTCGGAGGCACTGATCTGCAAAAAGATAAAAATATCGAAAACCTGGACATCAGTTATTTTGATCAGGCTTTCCATATCAATCTACGTTGTGCAATCTATTTAAGCCAGCTCGTCATCCCGGCAATGATCCGGCAAAAAGGAGGAAATATCGTGAATATAGCCTCTATCGGAGGGATCACCGGAGATTTCAGAGGCACTTACTACGGAGCTGCCAAAGCAGGGATCATCAACTTAACCCGCTACACGGCCACCCAAATGGGAAAACACAACATCCGCTGTAATGCCGTTGCCCCCGGTCTGGTACTGACCCCCGCAGCACTAAGCAATCTCCCGGAAGAAACCCGGAAAATATTTGCCCGACACAACGCCCTTCCTTACCTTGGCCAACCACAAGACATCGCCTCTGTTGTGGCCTTTTTAGCCTCAGAAGATGCAAAATACCTCACAGGTCAAACCCTCATAGCAGACGGCGGCCTGACCATCCACAACCCAACCGTCGCAGATTTCACCTAACTTTAAACCGATCATTTATGAGATACCTAACCCTCAGCCTGCTCACTTTCTTACTGAGCATTCATTTTTCACTACAGGCCTGCACCGGGCTTTCCCTGCGAGCCAAAGACGGGGCTTATATCCAGGCCCGCACCATCGAGTGGGGAGAAAGCTACCTACCCAGCGAATACGTCATTATCCCCAGAGGCAGACAAATAAAAACCTATACCCCGACAGGACTCAACGGAGCAACCTTCCAAACGAAATACGGCGTAGCCGGCCTGGCCATCATACAAAAAGAATTCATTGCAGAAGGGCTCAATGAAGCAGGGCTTTCTGCGGGCCTTTTCTATTTTCCCCGCTACGGAAGCTACTCAGCCTACGACCCGACAGAGAACCTCCGTACTGTAAACGACCTGCAACTGGTAACCTGGATGCTTGCACAATTCTCTTCTGTCGACGAAGTTAAAACAGCCCTTCACTCCATCCGGATTATCGGCATAGACGAGCCCGGCTCCACTTCCACCGTCCACTGGCGCATAGGCGATTCAACCGGCAAACAGGCGGTACTGGAAATTGTAGACGGCATTCCTCATTTTTACGATAACCCTGTAGGAGTATTAACAAACTCCCCCGGATTCGAATGGCACCTCACCAACCTGAACAATTACATAAACCTTTTTCCGGGAGGTGTTGCCCCACACACTTTAAGCAACCTCACTCTGACTGCTTTAGGGGCTGGATCAGGATTTTTAGGATTGCCCGGAGATGTGACCCCGCCTTCCCGTTTCGTCCGGATCAGTTTTTATAAAGCAACAGCCCCCCAGCAGCCTACCGACTTTGAAACTGTCCTCCAATGCTTCCACATCCTCAATAATTTCGACATCCCTATCGGTATAGAACATCCCGTTGGCGAATCCCCCGACCTCCCAAGTGCCACCCAATGGACCTCCGCCATCGATCTCACCAACCGTAAAATATATTACAAAACAGCCTACAACTCAACCATCCGCTGCATCGACCTGAAAAATATCGATTTCAACACAGTTCGCTACCAATCGTTTCCTCTGGACAAAACCCGACAACAACCCATTGAATACCTACACATAGAATAGCATCAAGCTCCCCGTCAATCCCCGACCCCCTCCCGATTCTTTAATCACGGGGACGGGGCTAAAGTGCTATTTTCCAAAAACAGCACTTACCTAGATTTCCGGTAAACATTCCCGCTTTATATAGAACTCCAATTGATACATCCATTTTCCGGATTCGGCATCAATAACCCAAAGAACCACCTTACTTACCTGATAACGGCTTTCTGCCTTTCGGTTTACCTCACAATTCCGGCGTTCACATTCCCCGGACATCCCGTAATTTACTGAAATAAACCAATTACTCGCCTTTCTGCTCCCGCCCACGAATATACACCGAAAAAACAACGCTTGTTCTTACCGTCCGTATTTACAATCTTTCCGTTTATCCCCGTCTTTCCGTTTCTTATTCAGGGCAAAAACAGAGTGATTTTACGATGATAAGGTTTTTATAAAAACAGCGATTGATTATCAACGTATTACAATAGCAGTGATAAGGTTTTTATTTTGTATAATAAAAAAATCGCCGCTACCTTTAAAAGAAAACAACAAAACCTTAAAAACAATACCTATGAAATCTTTACATCGATACCTGTTTCTGATTCTGATCATAAACCTCTCCTGTTTTATGATATCCTGCAAAAACAGCAAAAAACAAAACACAATCGGTTACGGAAAAATGCCAAAGGCCGATACGATTCCTGTTTCACAGGATTCATTATATAAAATCAGTTACAATGAGATATTGGGAATGATTGAAGAAAAATCACCTGTCAGTTTCAAAAGAGCCGTATTTCTCCTGGAATGGGCCTATTTAAACGGAAAACCGGATTACCAAAAATTTTGTACCGAAATAACAAAACATGCAGATAACTTAAAAAGATTTATCCGTCAAAAAGGTATCGGCCAATACCGGACAGCCGGAAACTATGCCCTGTTTGAGTTTTTCACAAAACCAAATTGGATGAACGGGAACAAACCCTACACCTACGATTTTGAAGATTTTACCGGCCGGGAAGACTATACTAAAATATTCATTACAAAACTCATGCAAACCCATACGGGACAATGCCGGTCTTTGCCCATATTCTATAAAATTCTTGCCGATGAAATCGGCTCCGAGGCCTATCTGGCACAAGCTCCAAACCACCTTTACATAAAACATCCGGGAGAAGACAACAGATGGGTAAACATTGAGCTGACAAATGGCCATTTCGCATCCGATCCCTACATCATCTCCTCCATGAACATTTCCGCAGAAGCCATACGAAATAAAATCTATATGGATGCCATGAGTGAAAAACAAAACATAGCATTCCTTTTGTATGAACTGGGCAACGGATATGAAAATTTATACGGATACACTCCGTTTGTACTACAATGCTATAACAAATCACTCCAATACTACCCCCACAACCTGCCCGCCCTTATGGAAAAACACAATGCACTCCGTACGATCGGTTTGGAGTATATCAAAAAAAACGGGGAAAAAACAGATGAATTTTTAAGGGCAAACCACAAAGAATTTAAAGTGACACAGAAAAAGATAGAAGCCCTCGGATATCGCGAAATGACCGAACAACAATACTCAAAATGGCTGAACGATATGGAAGCTGAAAAAAACAAGCAACGCACACAAAACAATACTGACAGTAAACTATAAATTAAAACCGTAATGCAATGAAAACAAAAATCTACATGGGACTTATAACAATCGGCATTTGTTGTTGTCTGTTTACAATCATTCGGAAAAATAAATCTTCCGAAATTACATTCACCGAAAACAAATTGTATAATACAACTTTGCAAAATCAAAATCCTTATTCTATCTTTGGAAGTGACGGCATACTCTTAACGACCGAATACGAAAGGAAAAGAGAGTACAAACTCGATATCACAAACAAAGATAAAACAAGTTCTTTAACAAAACTGGAACTGGATACACAAACGGGGATTGCAACCTTATTCGATAAAAACGGCAAAATCCTCACCCAAAAACAACTCGACACCAAAGAAAAGGCAAGATGGCTGTCCGTTGATCCCCTAAGTGAAAAATATTATGATTTGAGTCCGTACAACTATTGCTGGAACAACCCGACAAATGTTATTGACCCCGATGGCAGAGATAGTTATTTGTTAATTTGGTTTTCGAAAAATAACGAAACAGGCCACGCAGGTATTGCAATAGATAATTATAAACGACAAGAAGCCAGAGATAGAAAAGGAAATATTATTTTAGATAGTAAAGGAAACACTACTTATGAAATGGTTAAAGACGGAACTATGACGTATTATGATTTATGGCCCAAT
It encodes the following:
- a CDS encoding SDR family NAD(P)-dependent oxidoreductase, which produces MNRFKDKVVIVTGAASGIGEATTRRIVSEGGTVVMADFAKEKTALLAQDLKTEKNEVYPVYFSAENLESCRTLTELTLEKYQRIDVLVNNVGGTDLQKDKNIENLDISYFDQAFHINLRCAIYLSQLVIPAMIRQKGGNIVNIASIGGITGDFRGTYYGAAKAGIINLTRYTATQMGKHNIRCNAVAPGLVLTPAALSNLPEETRKIFARHNALPYLGQPQDIASVVAFLASEDAKYLTGQTLIADGGLTIHNPTVADFT
- a CDS encoding linear amide C-N hydrolase; amino-acid sequence: MRYLTLSLLTFLLSIHFSLQACTGLSLRAKDGAYIQARTIEWGESYLPSEYVIIPRGRQIKTYTPTGLNGATFQTKYGVAGLAIIQKEFIAEGLNEAGLSAGLFYFPRYGSYSAYDPTENLRTVNDLQLVTWMLAQFSSVDEVKTALHSIRIIGIDEPGSTSTVHWRIGDSTGKQAVLEIVDGIPHFYDNPVGVLTNSPGFEWHLTNLNNYINLFPGGVAPHTLSNLTLTALGAGSGFLGLPGDVTPPSRFVRISFYKATAPQQPTDFETVLQCFHILNNFDIPIGIEHPVGESPDLPSATQWTSAIDLTNRKIYYKTAYNSTIRCIDLKNIDFNTVRYQSFPLDKTRQQPIEYLHIE